The genome window CTCCGCCAAGCAGGGGCGCAACCGCAAGTTTCAGGCGATTCTTCCGCTCAAGGGAAAAATTCTGAACGTCGAAAAAGCCCGCTACGACAAAATGATCAGCAGCGAAGAAATCCGCACGCTCATCACCGCGCTGGGCACGGGCATCGGCAAGGACGACCTGAATGTGGACAAGGTGCGGTACCACAAGATCATCATCATGACCGACGCCGACGTGGACGGCTCCCACATCCGCACGCTGCTGTTGACGTTTTTCTTCCGGCAGATGCCGGAGATCATCGAGCGCGGCTACCTGTACATCGCCCAGCCGCCCCTGTTCAAAATCAAGCGCGGCAAATCCGAGACCTACATCAAGGACGAAAAAATCCTGTCGCAGTATCTGGTCGAGCAGGGCAGCGAAAACCAGGAGCTGCACATCGGCGACAACGGCAGCGCCTATGCCGGTCCGGAGTTGGTGCAGATCGTCAACCAGCTGATCCAGTACCGCGAATGCACCGACATGATTTCGAAAAACAACATTCCGGTGGAAGTGCTGGATGCCCTGGTGCGGCAAATCATGGATGAAAACACCTTCCGCTCGCTGGACACCATGTTGCAGGTCATTCAGGACATTCTGGAGCGATTGATCGTGGACGAATGCCGGGAACGGTTCGAGTTCGGCAACGACCTGAAAAATGTCCCCATCCTGCTTAAAAACGGAGAAGTGCTGCGGGACGAAGAAGTGGCGCAGTTCCGCAGGTTCGGCGTCGAGTTCGATGAACCGGAAGGCAATGTGTACCGGTCCCGCACCGATCACGGTCAGAAGTGGATCCAGGTCACACCTTCGGTCAAGGACTTCAACATCACCATCGATTACGATCCGGAAAAGGACTCGTACCAGTTCCTGTTTCATGGCCGGCGCTGGGGCCGCGAATTTGCCGTGCAGTTCAACCCCGAATTCATCAAATCGCCGCTCATCAAAAAACTGTATGCGTATTACGAGCCGATCCGCAGCCTCGACCGCCCGCCGTTCACCCTGCATTACAAAAACGAATCGCGCCAGTTGCCCAACAAGAGCGAGTTGCTGGACGCCATCATGGAAGCGGGCAAGGGCAGCATGTACATCCAGCGTTATAAAGGGCTGGGCGAAATGAATCCGGACCAGTTGTGGGAAACCACCATGAATCCGGACTCCCGGGTGCTGTTGCAGGTGCGCGCCGACGATATCGTGGAATTGGAGGAATTGTTCTCGACATTGATGGGCGACGCCGTCGAGCCGCGCCGCGAGTTCATTCACAAACACGCCATGGAAGCCAAGAACCTGGACATCTAATCCATCTCCATAACATCAGAAACCTTCAACCCGAATCCTGAAAACCATGGGCCAGACCGTAGAGCGAATCAATATTGAAGATGAAATGCGGAGCGCGTATCTCGATTACGCGATGAGCGTCATCATCGGCCGCGCCCTGCCGGACATTCGCGACGGACTCAAGCCCGTGCACCGGCGGTCGCTGTATGCCATGTACGATCAGGGCAACGTGTTCAACAAACCCTACCGCAAATCGGCGCGCATCGTCGGCGACGTCATCGGTAAATACCATCCGCACGGCGAGATGGCGGTGTACGACACCATCGTGCGCATGGCGCAACCCTTCGCCCTGCGGTACCCGCTGGTGGACGGACAGGGCAACTTCGGTTCGGTGGACGGCGACTCCGCCGCCGCCATGCGTTACACCGAGATCCGCATGCGCGAGATCACGCAGGAGTTGTTGAACGATCTGGAAAAAGACACGGTGCAGTTCATTGCCAACTACGACGAATCGACGACGGAACCCACCGTGCTTCCGGCGGCGTTCCCGCATTTGCTGGTGAACGGTTCGTCGGGCATCGCCGTCGGCATGGCCACCAACATTCCGCCGCACAACCTCACGGAAATCGTGAACGCGGTGATCCACCTCATCGAAAACCCCGGCTGCACCATCAACGACCTGATCCAGATCGTGCCCGGACCGGATTTCCCGACCGCCGGGTTGATTTACGGCTCGGCCGGCATCCGCGCTGCCTACCACACCGGGCGCGGGCAGATCAAGGTGCGCGGCCGCGTCGAGATCGAGGAAAACGCCAAGGGCGACCGCGAATGGATCATCATCCGCGAGCTGCCGTTCCAGGTGAACAAGGCCCGGCTGGTGGAAAAAATCGCCCAACTGGTGCGCGACAAAAAACTGGAAGGCATCAGCGACCTGCGCGACGAATCGGATCGCGAAGGCATCCGCGTGGTGCTCGAACTCAAAAAAGGCGTCAACAACCAGGTCGTCCTGAACACCCTGTACAAACACACGCAGTTGCAGGAGACCTTTGGCATCAACCTGCTGGCGCTGGTGGGGCGCGAGCCGCGCCTGCTCGACCTCAAGGACGCGCTCGAGCAGTTTGTCCTCTTCCGCCGCGAGGTCATCACTCGCCGCACCGAATACGATCTCAAAAAGGCGCGCGAACGCGAACACATTCTGCAAGGCCTGAAGATCGCCCTCGACCACCTCGACGAGGTGGTGCAGTTGATCCGTCAGGCAGCCGACCCGGCCACCGCCCGCGAAGGATTGATGACGCAGTTCGGCCTGTCCGAATTGCAGGCCAAAGCCATTCTGGAAATGCGGCTGCAACGGCTCACCGGACTCGAACGGCAGAAGATCGTGAACGATCTCGAACAGGTGCGCACGGAAATCGCGGAATATGAAAACATCCTCGCGCATGAGGATGTGAAACTGAACATCATCAAGGAAGAACTGGTCCGCATCCGTGACAAGTACGGCGACGAACGCCGCACCGAGATCCTGGTGACCGACGAAGCGGAGATCGACATCGAAGATTTGATCGCCGATGAGGACGTGGTCGTCACCTACTCGCGCGGTGGCTACATCAAGCGTCAGTTGATCGACAACTACCGCGCCCAGAAACGCGGCGGCAAGGGCATCAAGGGCATGGCGGTGAACGAAGAGGACGTCGTGCATCAGGTTTTCGTCGCCTCCAACCTCGACTACCTTTTGGTGTTCACCAACCTCGGCCGCGTGCACTGGCTCAAGGTGTACCACATTCCGGAAGCCAGCCGCATCGCCAAAGGCAAATCCATCGCCAACCTCATCCAGTTGCAGCCGGACGAAAAGATCGCCAGCATTATGAGTGTCGATTCGTTTGAAGCCGACAAGTTCATCATCTGCGTCACCGAACGCGGGCTGGTGAAGAAGACGTCGATGGTTGCCTACAGCCGGCCGCGCCAGGGCGGTATCATCGGCCTCACGCTGGACGAAGGCGACCGCGTCATCGCCGCGCTCATCAGCGACGGCAAGCAGCATATCCTGATGGCGACGCGTTCGGGCATGGCCATTTGTTTTCAGGAACAGGACGTGCGCGCTATTGGCCGCACCGGACGCGGTGTGACGGGCATCCGTTTCAAGGACGACGACTGGGTGGTGGGCGCGGAAATCGTGGAGCCCGGCAAGCATCTCTTGGCGGTCACCGAAAACGGCCTGGGCAAACGCACGCCCATCGACGACTACCCGGTGCAGGGCCGCGGCGGTCGCGGCGTCATCACCATCCGCTGCAACGAGAAAACCGGCCACCTGGTCAGCGTTGAGCAGGTGGAAGACAACGATGAGTTGCTGGTGGTCACCTCCAGCGGCAACATCATCCGCATGGAAGTCAGTGAAATTTCCGTCATGGGCCGCAACACGCAGGGCGTGCGCCTCGTCCGTATGGAAGACGGCACCCAGATCGTCGGTTTTGAAAAACTCGAGGAATGATCCCCGCGTGGACACCGGCCTTGCACGCCGGCGACGGCATTTCAATAAGACGAATCGAGTTGTTTATCCGAACCAGATTCCATTTCAAATGGCTGCTGTGGATCGCCTTGGCGCTGCTGATCGGCGGATGCCAGCCGGACCCCACTCCGCGCAACCTGCTGGAAAAAGCGCACGACCGATGGATCGATGGCCACAGCCACAGCGCGGTCGAGCTGTTCCGCGCCGTCCTCGAAGTGTCTCCGCAAGGCCCCTTCGCCGAGGAGGCCCTGTTCCGCCTGGGGGAAATCCATTACTTCGATCTGGATGAACATGAAAAAGCGCTCAACTATTTTCACGACGTGGCCAAGCGCAACCCCAAAGGCCCCTTAGCCTATGAGTCGCGCAAGTACATTGCCGAAATCGTCGAGCTCAACATCAAAGACCTCGATCAGGCGATCATCGAGTATCAGAACCTGATCAACCACAACGAACGGCCCGAAGAAAATCCCGAGCACCAGTTCCGCATTGCGTCGATCTTTTTCAAAAAACACAACTACGATCAGGCGTTGATGGAGCTGGAAATCCTGCTCGAAAATTACCCGCGGTCCGAATGGGCGGAGCGGGCTTATTTCCGCATGATGGAAATTCTGTTTTCGCTGAAGAAATGCGACGAGGCCCGCACCCGCTACGCGCAATTTCAGAACACGTTTCCACACAGCGATTTTGAAGGCGACATGGAATTCATCATGGCATCGTGCCTGGAAGAAGAAGGCGAATTGGACCTCGCGCACGAACGCTTCAAGGCGCTGGAAGGCAGTTACCGTTATCCGGCGCTCATCAAGATGAAGCTGGAAGGGCTGGAGCAACGCATCAAAAAAGGCGGTCGCTCCAAACGCAAAATTCACCGCAGCCGCAGAAAAAATTAGGAACGCTCATGCTCGACATCAAACTCATACGTGAAGACGCTGACAGCGTCCGCTCCCGTCTCGCCCGGCGCGGACCGGCGTTTGCCGACGGACTCGACCGCCTGCTCCAACTCGATGCCGACCGGCGCGACCGGCAAAAGGAATCCGACGCGCTCAAAAACAAAAAGAAAACCCTGTCCAACGAAGTCGGCCAGCTCAAGCAACAAGGCCAGGACGCCACGCGCCAGATGGACGAGGTGAAACAGATCAATGCCCGCATCAAGGAACTGGACGACGCGGGCGAAGACCTGGAGACGCAGGTGCGCGACACGCTGTTGGGCAT of Nitrospina watsonii contains these proteins:
- the gyrB gene encoding DNA topoisomerase (ATP-hydrolyzing) subunit B translates to METPQKAVYDSSNIKVLEGLEAVRKRPAMYIGGTGQDGLHHLIYELVDNSVDEAIGGYCTEVEVQLHIDGSVTVSDNGRGIPVDHHQGKNMSAAEVVMTTLHAGGKFDKDTYKVSAGLHGVGVSVVNALAETLELEIKRDSKIYQQKYERGKPVSALEEIGKTTTTGTKIDFRPDPEIFQDINFSFDILSNRLRELSYLNKGLRIKIHDERDGRSHNFYFEGGIQSFVDHLNKNKKALHPKSIYISRERDDIWLELAMQYNDTYAEEIFTFVNNVNTRDGGTHLSGFRSALTRTINSYATQNNLLKNAGISLTGEDVREGLVAVISVKIADPQFEGQTKGRLGNSDVKGLVEQIVNEKLGQMFEEEPAVARAIVGKAISAAQAREAAKKAKDLVRRKSALEISSLPGKLADCAEKDPAESELYIVEGDSAGGSAKQGRNRKFQAILPLKGKILNVEKARYDKMISSEEIRTLITALGTGIGKDDLNVDKVRYHKIIIMTDADVDGSHIRTLLLTFFFRQMPEIIERGYLYIAQPPLFKIKRGKSETYIKDEKILSQYLVEQGSENQELHIGDNGSAYAGPELVQIVNQLIQYRECTDMISKNNIPVEVLDALVRQIMDENTFRSLDTMLQVIQDILERLIVDECRERFEFGNDLKNVPILLKNGEVLRDEEVAQFRRFGVEFDEPEGNVYRSRTDHGQKWIQVTPSVKDFNITIDYDPEKDSYQFLFHGRRWGREFAVQFNPEFIKSPLIKKLYAYYEPIRSLDRPPFTLHYKNESRQLPNKSELLDAIMEAGKGSMYIQRYKGLGEMNPDQLWETTMNPDSRVLLQVRADDIVELEELFSTLMGDAVEPRREFIHKHAMEAKNLDI
- the gyrA gene encoding DNA gyrase subunit A, coding for MGQTVERINIEDEMRSAYLDYAMSVIIGRALPDIRDGLKPVHRRSLYAMYDQGNVFNKPYRKSARIVGDVIGKYHPHGEMAVYDTIVRMAQPFALRYPLVDGQGNFGSVDGDSAAAMRYTEIRMREITQELLNDLEKDTVQFIANYDESTTEPTVLPAAFPHLLVNGSSGIAVGMATNIPPHNLTEIVNAVIHLIENPGCTINDLIQIVPGPDFPTAGLIYGSAGIRAAYHTGRGQIKVRGRVEIEENAKGDREWIIIRELPFQVNKARLVEKIAQLVRDKKLEGISDLRDESDREGIRVVLELKKGVNNQVVLNTLYKHTQLQETFGINLLALVGREPRLLDLKDALEQFVLFRREVITRRTEYDLKKAREREHILQGLKIALDHLDEVVQLIRQAADPATAREGLMTQFGLSELQAKAILEMRLQRLTGLERQKIVNDLEQVRTEIAEYENILAHEDVKLNIIKEELVRIRDKYGDERRTEILVTDEAEIDIEDLIADEDVVVTYSRGGYIKRQLIDNYRAQKRGGKGIKGMAVNEEDVVHQVFVASNLDYLLVFTNLGRVHWLKVYHIPEASRIAKGKSIANLIQLQPDEKIASIMSVDSFEADKFIICVTERGLVKKTSMVAYSRPRQGGIIGLTLDEGDRVIAALISDGKQHILMATRSGMAICFQEQDVRAIGRTGRGVTGIRFKDDDWVVGAEIVEPGKHLLAVTENGLGKRTPIDDYPVQGRGGRGVITIRCNEKTGHLVSVEQVEDNDELLVVTSSGNIIRMEVSEISVMGRNTQGVRLVRMEDGTQIVGFEKLEE
- a CDS encoding outer membrane protein assembly factor BamD, with translation MFIRTRFHFKWLLWIALALLIGGCQPDPTPRNLLEKAHDRWIDGHSHSAVELFRAVLEVSPQGPFAEEALFRLGEIHYFDLDEHEKALNYFHDVAKRNPKGPLAYESRKYIAEIVELNIKDLDQAIIEYQNLINHNERPEENPEHQFRIASIFFKKHNYDQALMELEILLENYPRSEWAERAYFRMMEILFSLKKCDEARTRYAQFQNTFPHSDFEGDMEFIMASCLEEEGELDLAHERFKALEGSYRYPALIKMKLEGLEQRIKKGGRSKRKIHRSRRKN